A genome region from Chloroflexota bacterium includes the following:
- a CDS encoding ATPase, T2SS/T4P/T4SS family, giving the protein MAKEVQHSLEHSTEQTAAKSRRAAATMGVENVMARLSLSRSRVYRLIKDGVLKANKSDAVLTFQEDDVAAAAGELAGRRQNAETLVRIFTDRLAEHGIVDLPEIDIADDEAGSKEAVKRLLLDCMAAQASDFYVNLTASGDKLLVRTLGRIHEVARVECELGDRLKTELKALASLPNDGAGVSSVAIFRHADENYSAQIRLSVVPSHAGERLHLQFFHVGAAQTLADIGYTAEQCKALRRLLVGKPGLFVLTGSHYRVVQEHRLALAQYLELQGKLVASIDGFSNYQSENTVHINSREAENTDDAGPWQMAMGLCPDVILLDDVQDSTEMESVEAALSAGITVFVQVQRASIRAALEYLAGLGLEQCERSPYFLAASEFIVLPRLCPDCREPRAMASDEVELLRASAGAQLYRAAGCNKCEGGYRGSRTVWGLLSGDSARDTGSHPGDPLQSKEGSKIPPCDTLLPTALRSAVLAGEVAFEHVNLHLK; this is encoded by the coding sequence ATGGCTAAAGAGGTACAGCACTCCCTAGAGCACTCGACAGAGCAAACTGCTGCCAAGAGTCGGCGGGCAGCAGCAACTATGGGCGTTGAGAACGTAATGGCGCGGCTCTCACTGAGCCGTTCTCGCGTCTATCGCCTCATCAAAGATGGCGTGCTTAAGGCGAACAAGAGTGATGCGGTGCTGACGTTTCAGGAAGATGACGTTGCGGCGGCCGCCGGCGAGCTTGCGGGTAGGCGCCAGAATGCGGAAACCCTTGTCCGTATCTTCACGGATCGCCTTGCCGAGCATGGCATTGTCGATCTGCCCGAGATTGACATTGCAGACGACGAAGCCGGCTCAAAGGAAGCGGTGAAGAGGCTGTTGCTCGATTGCATGGCGGCGCAAGCGAGCGACTTCTATGTGAACCTGACAGCAAGCGGTGACAAGCTCTTAGTGCGCACTTTGGGTCGCATCCACGAAGTTGCGCGCGTGGAATGCGAGCTTGGTGACCGCCTGAAGACAGAACTCAAGGCGCTTGCATCACTCCCCAATGATGGCGCCGGCGTCTCCAGTGTAGCTATCTTCAGGCACGCGGACGAGAATTATTCGGCGCAGATACGACTGAGCGTCGTGCCAAGTCATGCCGGCGAACGGCTCCACCTCCAATTCTTCCATGTCGGTGCGGCGCAGACCCTTGCGGATATTGGCTATACAGCAGAGCAGTGCAAGGCCTTGCGCCGCTTGCTGGTGGGGAAGCCCGGCCTATTCGTGCTTACGGGTAGCCACTATCGCGTAGTGCAAGAGCATCGTCTGGCCCTGGCACAATACTTGGAATTACAGGGGAAGCTCGTGGCATCCATTGATGGATTTTCCAACTACCAGTCCGAAAACACCGTGCACATTAATAGCAGAGAGGCCGAAAACACTGACGATGCCGGCCCATGGCAGATGGCCATGGGCCTATGCCCGGATGTAATCTTGCTGGATGACGTCCAAGACTCCACTGAGATGGAATCTGTTGAGGCCGCGTTGTCCGCTGGCATTACAGTCTTCGTCCAGGTGCAGAGAGCTTCAATTCGAGCTGCCCTTGAATACCTTGCAGGGCTTGGCTTGGAGCAATGCGAACGCTCTCCTTATTTTCTTGCCGCCAGCGAGTTCATTGTCTTGCCAAGGTTATGTCCGGACTGCCGGGAGCCGCGTGCCATGGCATCAGACGAGGTTGAACTCCTGCGTGCCTCTGCCGGGGCGCAGCTTTACAGGGCGGCTGGTTGCAACAAGTGCGAAGGAGGATATCGGGGCAGCCGCACCGTCTGGGGACTGCTCTCCGGCGATAGTGCGCGCGATACAGGCTCGCACCCTGGAGACCCCCTACAGTCCAAGGAAGGTAGTAAAATTCCTCCGTGCGACACTCTACTGCCCACAGCACTGCGCAGCGCAGTACTGGCGGGGGAAGTGGCGTTCGAGCACGTCAACCTTCACCTCAAGTAG
- the ggt gene encoding gamma-glutamyltransferase, whose amino-acid sequence MTTETQWEAHVQAATAPAGMVAAKHRLAAQAGLEVLQAGGNAVDAAVATAFAAGVVEPPMSGVGGGGYMSIFLKESQQRVVVAFPMQAPQAASPDMWELVEGYDNELFGWRLVKDNANIYGYSSIAIPGMVAGMAAALEEFGTIGLDSAVAPAIRLAEEGFALSWFETMWQAQDLALLNRFPATADTFLSNGYPHRLPFLTEPGAAGMLRQPELGVTLRALAEDGPSVLYGGRVGEQIARHVQENGGILSAEDFAQYEATVHAQSVLGTYRDANVIGMRGGTGAPTVMEILNILDNFDVRALGHNSADYLHAFIEASGQAFADRFAYMADPTRVPVPLDGLLSKEYAAAMARTIDLQKAQAERTHGDPWQYQSGSGAADSSPLPSSSAESTTHLAAMDGAGNAVALTQTLLSAWGSRVVVPGAGVLMNNGMMWYNPEPGTSNSTEGGKKPLNNMCPIVLERDGQALAALGASGGRRIINTVAQLAINLVDFDLDIQAAINAPRMDCSTLNPIVSIRIDPAVCAELRQRGHNIIVAEEAFLPRYFASPVAIQRQDGSLIGAADPYYPTSAAMGY is encoded by the coding sequence ATGACCACGGAAACGCAATGGGAAGCACACGTGCAAGCAGCCACGGCGCCCGCAGGCATGGTGGCGGCGAAACACCGCCTCGCCGCTCAAGCCGGTTTGGAAGTGCTGCAAGCCGGCGGGAACGCAGTAGACGCCGCAGTCGCGACGGCCTTCGCCGCCGGCGTGGTGGAGCCACCCATGAGCGGCGTCGGCGGAGGCGGCTATATGTCCATCTTCCTAAAGGAATCACAACAGCGTGTAGTCGTGGCTTTTCCCATGCAAGCGCCTCAGGCGGCATCCCCGGACATGTGGGAGTTGGTAGAGGGCTACGATAACGAGCTGTTTGGCTGGCGCTTGGTCAAGGACAATGCCAACATCTACGGCTACTCGTCGATTGCCATACCGGGTATGGTGGCCGGCATGGCGGCAGCGCTGGAGGAATTCGGCACAATCGGTCTGGATAGTGCCGTAGCACCGGCTATTCGCCTGGCTGAAGAGGGCTTTGCGCTATCGTGGTTCGAGACCATGTGGCAAGCGCAAGACCTTGCCCTGCTCAACCGGTTTCCCGCCACTGCCGACACCTTCCTTAGCAACGGCTATCCGCATCGGCTGCCGTTTCTTACAGAGCCGGGAGCAGCGGGCATGCTGCGTCAGCCGGAACTAGGCGTTACGCTGCGCGCCCTTGCAGAGGACGGCCCTTCGGTGCTCTACGGCGGACGGGTTGGGGAACAGATTGCCCGTCACGTTCAGGAAAACGGTGGGATCCTCTCCGCAGAAGACTTTGCCCAGTATGAGGCTACAGTCCATGCGCAGTCAGTCCTGGGCACATACCGCGATGCAAACGTCATCGGCATGCGGGGCGGCACGGGCGCGCCCACCGTAATGGAGATTCTCAACATCCTGGATAACTTCGACGTCCGAGCATTAGGCCACAACTCAGCCGACTACCTGCACGCTTTCATTGAAGCTTCCGGCCAGGCGTTTGCCGACCGTTTTGCCTACATGGCCGATCCGACGCGTGTGCCGGTGCCCCTGGACGGCCTCCTCTCCAAGGAATACGCCGCCGCCATGGCCCGGACGATTGATCTTCAAAAGGCGCAAGCGGAGCGCACGCATGGCGATCCGTGGCAGTATCAGTCCGGCAGCGGGGCTGCGGATTCAAGCCCGCTGCCCAGTTCGTCTGCAGAATCGACCACGCATCTCGCCGCTATGGACGGCGCGGGCAACGCCGTGGCACTCACGCAGACGCTGCTCTCCGCGTGGGGTTCGCGGGTGGTCGTGCCGGGCGCCGGCGTACTCATGAATAACGGCATGATGTGGTACAACCCGGAGCCGGGCACGAGCAACTCGACGGAAGGCGGTAAGAAGCCGCTCAACAACATGTGCCCGATCGTCCTCGAGCGTGACGGCCAGGCACTCGCAGCATTGGGCGCGTCCGGCGGGCGGCGCATTATCAACACGGTTGCTCAGCTTGCCATCAATTTAGTCGACTTCGATTTGGACATTCAAGCCGCGATCAACGCCCCGCGCATGGATTGCAGCACCTTGAATCCAATTGTGAGCATTCGCATTGACCCTGCCGTCTGCGCGGAACTCAGGCAAAGGGGCCACAACATCATCGTGGCGGAGGAAGCATTCCTGCCGCGTTACTTTGCGAGCCCAGTCGCGATTCAGCGGCAAGACGGGTCACTGATCGGCGCTGCCGACCCGTATTACCCAACCTCGGCAGCAATGGGATATTAG
- a CDS encoding amidohydrolase family protein: MVIDAHHHLGQEKDYADKLIDTMAKLGVDKTVLLATSTSGPGSSNEGIEQAIKKHPDELVGFGWVDPALDSNAVDTVQQFYDSGFRGLKFIKTRKAYDDRSYIPTYQKAADLEMPILFHQGIVARHANDIENDVHSGRMMPVHLDYIARQVPELVMIGAHLGNPWWYEGGMVLRWNPNLYMDITGSTLKMLDPEDVGKILWWRRDSQYRDPWGRDAWEKIIFGTDVPYFLMEDVMNDYRNCMDVLGVPPDIQQGVWGNTMEKILSYELSEKHRPFDDQGGHYPHAIPQEAPSAE; encoded by the coding sequence GTGGTCATAGACGCCCATCATCATCTCGGTCAGGAAAAAGACTACGCCGACAAACTCATCGACACGATGGCCAAGCTCGGCGTAGACAAGACGGTACTGCTGGCGACCAGCACCAGCGGACCGGGCAGCAGCAACGAGGGAATTGAGCAGGCTATCAAGAAACACCCGGACGAACTCGTTGGATTCGGCTGGGTGGACCCGGCCCTGGACTCCAACGCCGTGGATACGGTGCAGCAGTTCTACGACAGCGGCTTCAGAGGCCTAAAGTTTATCAAGACGCGCAAAGCCTACGACGACCGCTCCTACATTCCCACCTATCAGAAAGCCGCCGACCTGGAAATGCCCATACTCTTTCATCAAGGCATCGTCGCCCGGCACGCCAATGACATAGAGAACGACGTTCACTCCGGTCGCATGATGCCGGTGCATCTGGACTACATCGCCCGCCAGGTTCCTGAACTCGTCATGATCGGCGCCCATCTTGGAAACCCCTGGTGGTATGAGGGCGGCATGGTGCTGCGTTGGAATCCCAACCTCTACATGGACATCACCGGCTCGACGCTGAAAATGCTGGACCCGGAAGACGTGGGCAAGATCCTATGGTGGCGCCGCGACAGCCAGTATCGCGATCCCTGGGGACGCGACGCCTGGGAAAAGATCATCTTTGGCACCGACGTGCCGTATTTCCTCATGGAAGACGTGATGAATGACTACCGCAACTGCATGGACGTGCTCGGCGTACCGCCCGACATCCAGCAGGGCGTATGGGGTAACACCATGGAAAAGATCTTGAGCTACGAACTCTCCGAAAAGCACCGGCCCTTTGACGATCAGGGCGGCCACTACCCGCACGCCATTCCCCAAGAGGCGCCTTCCGCAGAATGA
- a CDS encoding MFS transporter, with amino-acid sequence MQTTQDAMAVTGYFQALRLFNRNVRIFILSALLLGFAFFGIYAVLLNLYLLRLGYGPTVVGLINGMGFVAYAVFSIPAGALGARFGTRRMLQVGFVLAALGTGLLPAAQFLEGTLQVAWIAVTYTVTSMGLDAYFVNSNPFMLQSTTPRERMYLYSLRVGMSPIAAFVGALVGGFLPGTLARLLPITDTASFALALLVAAVALLVGVVALLNTTATASLTQDPEPPVRTSRSASGLPILIITMMGLVIMLRIASEGAQRTFFNVYLDEILAMPTAQIGMLAAVGQLVGGFAALMSPFLARRWGLEPVIVWASLGMALSTVAFALTPHWAGAAVGYAGLVSFTYIQRPCSLRHTMEVVPARWRETAAGVANMVAGIGWGTMGFAGGYLVGIYGYQSFFLASAALTGVSAVIFLWYFGLPSRAQSRRQGAGARENNSNG; translated from the coding sequence GTGCAGACGACCCAAGACGCGATGGCGGTGACCGGCTATTTCCAGGCGTTGCGGCTCTTCAACCGCAACGTGCGGATCTTCATTCTCAGCGCGCTGCTCCTCGGGTTCGCCTTCTTCGGCATCTATGCCGTGCTCCTCAATCTCTACCTGCTCCGCCTCGGGTATGGGCCTACGGTCGTTGGGTTGATAAACGGCATGGGCTTTGTAGCGTACGCCGTGTTCAGCATACCGGCGGGCGCTTTAGGGGCGCGCTTTGGCACGCGGCGCATGCTGCAGGTGGGTTTCGTGCTCGCCGCCTTGGGCACGGGCTTGCTCCCCGCCGCGCAATTCCTGGAAGGTACTCTGCAGGTGGCGTGGATTGCCGTCACGTATACTGTCACCTCCATGGGGCTCGACGCCTATTTCGTGAACAGCAATCCGTTCATGCTGCAGTCCACGACTCCCCGCGAGCGCATGTACCTTTATTCTCTGCGGGTCGGCATGAGCCCTATAGCAGCTTTTGTCGGTGCTCTGGTCGGTGGCTTTCTGCCGGGGACGTTGGCGAGACTGCTGCCCATCACCGACACGGCCTCATTCGCGTTGGCGTTGCTGGTGGCGGCGGTCGCCTTGCTCGTCGGCGTCGTAGCGCTCTTAAATACCACCGCGACTGCGTCACTCACTCAAGACCCAGAGCCGCCAGTGCGCACGAGCAGGTCCGCGTCGGGTCTGCCGATTCTCATCATCACGATGATGGGCTTGGTCATCATGCTGCGTATCGCATCTGAGGGAGCCCAGCGCACGTTTTTCAACGTCTATCTAGATGAGATCTTGGCGATGCCCACGGCGCAGATCGGGATGTTGGCCGCGGTCGGGCAGCTTGTAGGCGGCTTTGCTGCTCTCATGTCACCCTTTCTTGCGCGGCGGTGGGGTCTTGAGCCAGTAATCGTGTGGGCTAGCCTGGGCATGGCGCTGAGCACCGTGGCATTTGCGCTCACCCCGCATTGGGCCGGCGCGGCGGTAGGCTACGCGGGGCTGGTCAGCTTTACGTACATTCAGCGCCCGTGCAGCTTGCGCCACACGATGGAAGTCGTGCCCGCGCGCTGGCGGGAGACTGCCGCCGGTGTCGCCAACATGGTGGCGGGAATCGGCTGGGGCACCATGGGGTTCGCCGGCGGCTACCTGGTAGGCATCTACGGCTATCAGAGCTTCTTTTTGGCGAGCGCGGCTCTGACCGGCGTTAGCGCTGTAATCTTCTTATGGTATTTTGGCTTGCCGAGCCGTGCTCAATCGAGAAGGCAGGGCGCCGGTGCGCGAGAGAATAACTCAAATGGGTGA
- a CDS encoding sugar phosphate isomerase/epimerase gives MIRFGYRTPGLKAFSFRQKVQLASALDLPAIEVARTEFASLADCNELKEACAALGVEVTSMGGAMGLCDPTLREEVLEQLDFALDACEVLDVDIFFTRVMSQAPGVPQADTWEACADITRAVCERSAERGIRFALEADPPCFVHTLERVERLMELVDHPNFWLNYDPTNYYVVGSDPLLVIERYADRIINGHVKDAVYRTDAKEERPVGEGEVPYAEIFRAMLDRGLDVAMHIEHCNSVECVTEAAAHVKKVMATL, from the coding sequence ATGATACGCTTTGGCTATCGCACACCGGGGTTGAAGGCGTTTTCGTTTCGGCAAAAGGTACAGCTTGCGTCGGCACTAGATTTGCCTGCTATCGAGGTGGCGCGGACGGAGTTTGCGTCGTTGGCGGACTGCAATGAACTGAAGGAGGCGTGCGCCGCATTGGGTGTAGAGGTGACATCCATGGGTGGCGCAATGGGCCTTTGTGACCCGACTCTCCGGGAAGAGGTCCTGGAACAGCTCGACTTCGCGCTCGACGCGTGCGAGGTGTTGGACGTGGACATCTTCTTCACCCGCGTCATGTCGCAGGCGCCGGGCGTGCCCCAGGCCGATACGTGGGAGGCGTGCGCGGACATCACGCGTGCGGTCTGCGAGCGGTCTGCGGAGCGCGGCATCCGCTTTGCGCTGGAGGCCGATCCGCCGTGTTTCGTGCACACGTTGGAGCGGGTCGAGCGACTCATGGAACTGGTCGACCACCCGAACTTCTGGCTGAACTACGATCCCACCAACTACTACGTTGTCGGCAGCGATCCGCTGCTGGTTATCGAGCGTTACGCCGACCGCATCATCAACGGCCACGTGAAGGACGCCGTCTACCGCACCGACGCGAAGGAAGAGCGTCCAGTGGGTGAGGGCGAGGTGCCGTACGCGGAGATCTTTCGCGCGATGCTCGACCGGGGCCTCGACGTCGCCATGCACATTGAGCACTGCAACAGTGTTGAATGCGTGACCGAGGCGGCGGCCCACGTGAAGAAGGTGATGGCCACGCTGTAA
- a CDS encoding phytanoyl-CoA dioxygenase family protein encodes MSVAVAESGKLSVDDVEFFNEHGYLRLKQVFSPDEVGALSEELDHIIQYFATHGKGWSGPWRKQLMEEDADAKSLLVTIHELQSYSEAWARAFVQERLVQSIADIIGPDLEFHHSTLHAKGPDTGTPFPMHQDYPFYPHQDGRYIDAIVHVDGADETSGCLKFLEGSHKLGPLEHSREGSPHLDQNVYRLQDAVSVPADPGDVVLFSIWTIHGSALNEQPRWRRVVRFGYRNPRNLQVSGQAMGRPGIMVRSVRPKLENQTIEVYGNWGPQAVAPRDDD; translated from the coding sequence ATGAGTGTTGCCGTTGCAGAATCAGGAAAACTTTCCGTAGACGATGTGGAATTCTTTAACGAACACGGCTACCTGCGGCTGAAGCAGGTCTTCAGTCCGGACGAAGTCGGGGCGCTCAGCGAGGAGCTCGACCACATTATCCAGTACTTTGCCACCCACGGCAAAGGCTGGAGCGGCCCGTGGCGCAAGCAACTGATGGAAGAGGACGCGGACGCCAAGAGCCTCTTGGTGACCATCCACGAGCTGCAGAGCTACAGCGAGGCCTGGGCGCGGGCGTTCGTGCAGGAGCGGTTGGTGCAGTCAATCGCCGACATCATCGGGCCGGACCTGGAGTTCCACCACAGCACGCTCCACGCCAAAGGCCCGGACACCGGCACGCCCTTCCCCATGCACCAGGACTACCCCTTCTATCCCCACCAGGACGGGCGCTACATCGATGCCATCGTGCACGTGGACGGCGCCGACGAGACCAGCGGCTGCTTGAAGTTCCTGGAAGGCAGCCACAAGCTGGGGCCGTTGGAGCACAGCCGCGAGGGCTCGCCGCACCTCGATCAGAACGTGTACCGCCTGCAAGATGCCGTCTCCGTGCCGGCAGACCCGGGCGACGTGGTGCTCTTCAGCATCTGGACCATCCACGGCTCCGCGCTGAACGAGCAGCCCCGCTGGCGGCGCGTGGTGCGCTTCGGCTACCGCAACCCGCGCAACCTCCAGGTGAGCGGCCAGGCCATGGGCCGCCCCGGCATCATGGTGCGCAGCGTCCGCCCCAAGCTGGAAAACCAGACCATCGAGGTCTACGGCAACTGGGGCCCGCAAGCCGTCGCGCCAAGAGACGACGACTAA
- a CDS encoding aldo/keto reductase: protein MERRRLGQTDMDVSWLGFGAARIATDTGSPAEAEELLNTLLDNGVNYIDTAECYGASEETLGKFISHRRDEYWLTTKCGHVAGDITAPEWTAEAVTQGIDQSLRRMQTDYLDLVHIHTCESDVLRQGDVLRALQDAQAAGKTRYIGFSGDNEVAVEAIGMGVFATLLTSFNVVDQSGLDEVLPAAEAAGMGIIAKRPIANAAFNRPASPYSYADDYWQRAQRFTLPDGAPADGVALALRFCHSFDYIDTAIVGIDSLDQLRSNIKQVAAGPLPSSVLTSLREQFREHGQDWSQLM, encoded by the coding sequence ATGGAACGACGCAGATTGGGCCAAACCGATATGGACGTAAGTTGGCTGGGCTTTGGCGCGGCTCGTATCGCCACAGACACCGGCTCACCCGCAGAGGCCGAAGAACTGCTGAACACGCTTCTGGACAACGGCGTCAACTACATCGACACCGCGGAGTGCTACGGTGCAAGCGAAGAGACCCTCGGCAAATTCATCAGCCACCGCCGCGACGAGTACTGGCTCACCACCAAGTGCGGGCACGTCGCCGGTGACATCACCGCGCCGGAGTGGACGGCTGAAGCGGTGACACAGGGCATTGACCAATCCCTGCGCCGCATGCAGACCGATTACCTTGACCTCGTCCACATCCACACCTGCGAGAGCGACGTGCTGCGCCAGGGGGACGTGCTGCGCGCCCTGCAGGACGCCCAAGCAGCCGGCAAGACCCGCTACATCGGCTTTAGCGGCGACAACGAGGTGGCGGTGGAAGCCATCGGCATGGGCGTCTTTGCCACGCTGCTCACGTCGTTCAATGTGGTCGACCAGAGTGGGTTGGATGAGGTTCTGCCCGCTGCTGAAGCCGCCGGCATGGGCATCATTGCCAAGCGCCCTATCGCCAACGCCGCGTTCAACCGGCCTGCCTCACCGTACAGCTACGCCGACGATTACTGGCAGCGCGCGCAGCGCTTCACGCTGCCGGACGGCGCGCCGGCAGACGGTGTGGCGCTGGCGCTACGCTTCTGCCACTCATTCGACTACATCGATACGGCCATCGTCGGCATCGACAGTCTTGACCAATTGCGCAGCAATATCAAGCAGGTCGCGGCCGGGCCGCTGCCCTCGTCCGTACTAACGTCATTGAGAGAGCAATTTAGAGAACACGGTCAAGACTGGTCGCAGCTAATGTAA
- a CDS encoding mechanosensitive ion channel family protein, whose amino-acid sequence MTILNEFLLYLRDYLPSLVGALVIALVGWFGSYWVKRSVDGLVTRVGWDEITWGYVSTLARYFFLAIMLTAALKQIGFPIESFLVSVGITGIIIGMGARRSIANYFAGLMMLGAKPFGKGDLIEFGPPQQIGFVTHVNLSYTGLLTLDNARIVVPNGVLWRNKIINHSSYDMRVLQIPLAASYEVDLDWVKDIALDKLQNHPAILDDPAPRFKMLEVSADEERAQLLGWTASKSVNLYGELITELRQEFADAGLTVTIPAKDVSLTGEEYQWLKRYSTP is encoded by the coding sequence GTGACAATTCTCAATGAGTTTCTTCTCTACCTCCGAGACTACCTACCTTCATTGGTGGGGGCGTTGGTCATTGCCCTCGTTGGCTGGTTCGGCTCTTACTGGGTCAAGCGCAGCGTGGACGGTCTGGTTACTCGAGTGGGATGGGATGAGATCACGTGGGGCTATGTGAGCACGCTTGCCCGGTACTTCTTCCTGGCAATCATGCTTACGGCAGCGCTGAAGCAGATTGGGTTTCCCATTGAGTCGTTCCTGGTGTCGGTCGGCATTACCGGGATCATCATCGGCATGGGCGCTCGGCGGTCCATTGCGAATTACTTCGCCGGACTGATGATGCTGGGAGCCAAGCCCTTCGGCAAGGGCGACCTTATCGAGTTTGGTCCGCCGCAGCAAATCGGCTTCGTAACGCACGTGAACCTCAGCTACACTGGGCTGCTTACCCTGGATAATGCGCGCATCGTTGTGCCGAACGGTGTGCTTTGGCGAAATAAGATAATCAACCACTCGAGTTATGACATGCGCGTGCTGCAAATTCCCCTGGCCGCCTCCTACGAGGTGGACCTGGATTGGGTGAAAGACATCGCATTGGACAAGCTGCAGAACCACCCCGCAATCCTGGACGATCCGGCACCGCGTTTCAAGATGCTCGAGGTGTCGGCAGACGAAGAACGGGCCCAACTGCTTGGCTGGACAGCTTCGAAGTCCGTAAACCTTTACGGTGAACTCATCACCGAACTGCGCCAAGAGTTCGCCGACGCCGGCCTGACGGTAACGATACCAGCTAAAGATGTGAGCCTCACGGGCGAGGAATACCAATGGCTAAAGAGGTACAGCACTCCCTAG
- a CDS encoding YIP1 family protein yields the protein MLVNRMIRAAMLDPRLYEEVEHDRNATSQAVQVVLIVALASGIGGALWKLLTLNPIDAVSGLVGGILVAVLGWLTWALVTYIIGAKLLGGTATYGEMLRTLGFAQSPNVLLVFMGVLGAIPLIGGLLRLALLIWVLLAGLIAIRQALDVGTGKAILTAIIGWVVMAILVTIVASVFGIGVPAPTA from the coding sequence ATGCTCGTTAACCGCATGATTCGAGCTGCCATGCTCGATCCTCGGCTGTATGAGGAGGTGGAGCACGACCGCAACGCTACCAGTCAAGCTGTGCAAGTGGTACTCATCGTCGCTCTTGCCAGCGGTATCGGTGGCGCGTTATGGAAACTCCTAACCTTGAATCCAATCGATGCCGTATCAGGCCTCGTGGGCGGCATTCTTGTCGCAGTACTCGGCTGGCTGACCTGGGCCCTCGTTACCTACATCATTGGCGCCAAATTGCTTGGCGGCACGGCCACATACGGGGAGATGCTGCGCACGCTCGGCTTTGCCCAGTCGCCAAACGTGCTCCTAGTCTTCATGGGCGTGCTGGGAGCTATCCCCTTGATCGGCGGCTTGCTGCGGCTCGCCCTGCTTATCTGGGTTCTCCTCGCCGGCCTCATCGCTATCCGTCAAGCCCTCGACGTGGGTACCGGCAAGGCTATCCTAACGGCAATCATCGGTTGGGTTGTGATGGCAATCCTAGTCACCATAGTAGCTTCTGTGTTTGGCATCGGCGTTCCAGCTCCAACAGCGTAG
- a CDS encoding YIP1 family protein, with amino-acid sequence MLADRMFRAAMLDPLVFDEIKEDRNALTQAVQVVIIVGVIGVISSLVQLLNTPAESGVEDSVSTNIATSVATAVLGWLLWAFLAYLLGTGVFGGTASYLQMLRAIGFAQSPSVISILSVPLVFIPAAGAVLGGLLGLAAALWVLIVDVIATRQTLGISTGKATIITVSIAVAMIVIFSAVSFALFPENFQIDNV; translated from the coding sequence ATGCTTGCCGACCGCATGTTCCGTGCCGCCATGCTCGATCCGCTGGTGTTCGACGAGATCAAAGAAGACCGCAATGCATTGACCCAAGCAGTGCAGGTCGTTATCATCGTTGGTGTTATCGGCGTCATCAGCAGTCTCGTGCAGTTGCTCAATACCCCGGCGGAGTCTGGGGTAGAGGATAGTGTTTCCACCAACATAGCCACATCTGTTGCCACTGCAGTCCTTGGCTGGCTGCTGTGGGCGTTCCTTGCCTACCTGCTGGGAACCGGTGTCTTTGGCGGCACAGCCAGCTACCTGCAAATGCTCCGCGCGATTGGTTTTGCCCAATCGCCGTCGGTCATTTCCATACTCTCCGTGCCATTGGTCTTCATTCCGGCTGCCGGGGCAGTCCTGGGCGGTCTCTTGGGGCTTGCGGCGGCACTTTGGGTCCTCATAGTAGACGTCATCGCAACGCGACAGACCCTGGGGATTAGTACCGGCAAGGCCACGATCATTACGGTTTCCATTGCAGTCGCCATGATCGTAATATTCTCAGCCGTATCGTTTGCGCTCTTTCCTGAGAACTTCCAAATCGATAACGTGTGA
- a CDS encoding enoyl-ACP reductase, producing MYTIDLRGKHALVMGVANKESAAWAIVQALAGAGARIALNYQVERLATRVQDLAATLDNPLVAPCDVTHPDEVEALFALVEQEFGSLDILVHSLAFANRDEFAKEFVDTSRDGFLQAIEISAHSLITLSRAALPLMQKAGGGSIMALTYLGGERVVAGYKLMGPAKATLDANMRYLAENLGPHNIRVNAISAGAMRTLSLAGIPGGRNFLLDLPERTPLRRNITQAEVGDTALYLASSLSSGVTGETIHVDAGYHIIGL from the coding sequence ATGTACACGATTGACTTGCGCGGCAAGCATGCACTTGTCATGGGAGTAGCCAACAAAGAGAGCGCGGCCTGGGCCATCGTGCAGGCGCTGGCCGGCGCCGGGGCGCGCATTGCTTTAAACTACCAAGTGGAACGCTTGGCCACGCGCGTGCAGGACCTCGCCGCTACACTTGATAACCCGTTGGTAGCGCCCTGCGACGTGACGCATCCTGACGAGGTTGAGGCGCTCTTTGCGCTCGTCGAGCAAGAGTTCGGCTCGCTGGATATTCTGGTGCACAGTCTTGCGTTCGCCAACCGGGACGAATTCGCGAAAGAGTTTGTGGATACGTCCCGCGACGGTTTTCTGCAGGCGATAGAAATCAGCGCACACTCATTGATTACGCTTTCGCGAGCCGCGCTGCCGCTCATGCAGAAGGCCGGTGGCGGCAGCATTATGGCGCTGACGTATCTGGGCGGCGAGCGTGTGGTGGCGGGCTATAAGCTCATGGGCCCGGCCAAGGCCACGCTAGATGCCAACATGCGCTACCTGGCCGAGAATCTCGGGCCCCATAACATTCGGGTGAACGCCATCTCCGCCGGCGCCATGCGCACCCTCTCTTTGGCAGGCATTCCCGGCGGGCGCAACTTCCTGCTCGATTTGCCGGAGCGTACGCCTCTGCGCCGCAACATCACCCAAGCGGAAGTCGGCGATACCGCTCTCTACCTGGCCTCCTCACTATCGTCCGGCGTTACCGGCGAGACCATCCACGTGGACGCGGGCTACCACATCATCGGTCTATAA